ATTTGATTACTACTTGTCTACTTACTAGTTTGAAACACAAGTTCCTGCACCAGCCTTGGGTCATCAAGCAAGAAACGATGTCGCTCATCCGGCAAGCAGTAACCTTCTTTAATCCATGGAGACGCTATAGCTGGGCAAACGATCTGGTGAACTGGGATTAGTTTGGAGACGAGGACTTTAAATCTCTGTCACGAGATGGCGATTATTTCGTCCGCCAGGTGCATTATTAAGCCAACCATTTCCAATTCCAAGAAATGTTCATCTTCAGCGGCGGGTGGGCCCGAGATAGATTGTTcggatgtttttatttttataacgaACGTCTGATATTTCAAGCTGTCAGATGACCAGGAAATCAGCTGTTATCATCGGATTTCAGCTATTTGATATCGCCAATTGTAACTCTGTCTTCTCAGGGttgtttaattaaataataaagttCCGAATTCAACAAGCAGTTGATTTCGTATTGTTGTATAACAAGGTCCACTCCTATGAAGTATATTTTAGCAAACCTTGCTGTTGTTTGAGAGCGACAAGAGAAATAATGATTAGAGCGTCACTCCTTTATCATGGTCGGGCATAATTAAACAACTAATGGATTTAATGCAACTAATAGTAAGGAAACCATATCCAATAATTTCACACGGAAGTTTCGTGAGCTTATTAATATTCAAGCTAATTATTTGGAGCTTAATcattttccaatttgaaacgaaaaaactaaaatttgcTTCTACGGCATTtattcgtgttttttttatgaatcaactttacaaatagaaaaaaaaaaactgtacaaCAACGTAAAAAAGTCACAAACGAATAGAGAAAACAAGATCAAAAACAGAGggtgtcaaaaaagaaaatggtgggAAGAgagaaacagcagcagcacttggCTCACAATGGAAGGAAGCAATTTTGAGCATTGATcatccgttttcttttttttagaattgttcactcttttaatttcaaatgaaaaagacacacaaacaaaaagacacacacaaattttgaACGAGGAGCGTCGCTGTTCCCGGGGAAGATAATTGGCATGCATCGAGAAGTACAGAGCTTAGCCAGcggattaatttttttttttaaatccgcCTGCTGGATTGCAACAACATTCGTCGTCTTAATATGTACAACAACACATTAAAACACTCgggagatgggggggggggaagaacgTCAGGGGGGGTTGTGTGTTCTTATGTACAACAATGATCGATAGTTGATggtcaaaaaaacaaaaaaaaaatatttttaaagaaaaagtcatcaagaaacaaaagaaaaatatatataactaGGGACGGCGACGGTTCCACAGTCGccacataaaacaaaaattatttttttatttttttactttttttcatattttttttttaattttggaaaatttgttgTCGGTAGTCCCACAtcgcttttgaaaaaatcaaatagaatttctaatttcattttatgtaTAAATTTGTGTTAGACCCTACTTGAGAGGACCAGGTCCACGGAtgaagttttgtttttctttcagcgAGATCAAAATGGCGACAAAACAAATGTAGCAGCAGGCCAGCGGGGGCAATTCAcgtgtctctctttttttaatttgagcCTTTCCTATCACAATCCGAactcgaattatttttttccctttaaaaaaaaacgaaacttttTCGCCCAACGAGGCGAAAAATGGAATGGAGATTGTCGAGAAAGAACCACCTTTTGGTCGAGGTGAGTTTGGCACACGGATgtcattgatttgttttttaaataatgatgtGTTGACGAGGAAAATGTTCTCGTGTGGTTGGTTGAAaggagaattttaaaaaagaaaaactaaattgtctactaaatattttctctctctgcatATGGGTCTACTAGACGATGATCTCGCGGATGACTCTGCGATTCCGTGAATTGGGTGTTGAATAGCCGCTCTCTAGCGACTCATCAAACGAGAGATGATGTTGCTGAGGTGGCGccatttgttgttgctgctgctgctgttgctgttgttggtgctGTTTCATCTCCTCCGGTTCGGCCTCCATGTAAGGATCGGGCAAGCCACTCACATTGTGATATGTCGATTCTGAGAAAATGATACAAAACGTCAACGTCACGCTCTTCTCCCAAATGCCAATTTCCAAGtacaatttaaataaaaattaaagtcgAAAAACATACCGAGGTGTTCCATGCGTTTGCCATTTTTGTGGACGGCGGCGTAGGGATCGCCGCCGGCCACGACGCCGTAATTGTTGCGCTGCAGGTAGTCGTCGCCATTGCTGGGCGGGTAGTGGCTATAGTCTTCAAATCCGCCGTACCCACCGTGGGTCATGGGGTCGTAGTGGTACGATCTGCTGTCCGGCACATTGCCCAGTTGGTGGTCGGCACCACCTCCGTTGACTCCGCCATTTTGGCTGGCCAATTTCAATTGCCACAGAGAATCCTGCGAGTTGACCGAGCCGCCGTTGTTGGAATTGGAATAACTGTGCTCCGTGTAGGCCATGTTGACCCAATCTCCTCCACCGCCGTTGGCGTGTCCGCCGCCATTGTTCTGAGCGCTGGCCACAGCGTAGCCGTAACCGTTTTGGGTGGCGTAAAGAGCGTTCTTGCTGGCAGCGTCGTCCAGCATGCTGCCGTGACTCGTGTTCATCAAACTCTGATCCCGTCCCTTGTTCTCCAGTCCGGCGTAATAAGGTGGCggtggctgttgttgctgttgttgctgctgctgttgggtgatGGTCGGACGGGCAGAATGAGccttttccatttccaggaGCTTCTTGAGCTTCTGGGCACGTCGTCGACGGTAGCAGTAAAAGATGGCGAACAAGACAAAGACCAGGGAGCCAACGACGCAGGCCACGATGATGGCCACCATGTACTTGGCCGGCAATTCAGTCAAAGCTTTCGTCGGCTCTTGAATGAGGTCGCCAGTCACGGCCACCACCGGCTCGCTGCACAGCGTCGTGTTCATCTCCAAACAGAGTTTGAGTCGAATGTCGTCAACGTCGTCCTTGACCAGGTCCAGCACTTCGCGACTCACCGGCGACCGGACCGAAATCTTTTGCGAAAGTTCCCAGTTGCCCTCGACGCGACTCTCCACCATGGCCATCAGCGGCAGCTGGGAATCCACGTTGAACGAGATGGTCTTGGTTTTAGGCTCGAACGTCACCTGCTTGGGCTCGGGGATACGCGACAGGTCGACGACGGTCGAGGCCGTCAGGGCGTTGCTCAACGGACTCTTTCCCTTCGTGTTCTCGGCCCGCACTTGGAACGTGTACGATTGCAGTTGCTCCAGCCCGCGGATGACGCAAGGGTTGGCGTATTGGCAATCGTCttcttgctgttgctgctggccagaGGCTGCCAACTCGCTGCCGGCCTGCCCAGATGATGAAGCTGACCGGTAGAGGACCGTGTAGATTGTGTTTTCGAATCCGCCGTTGAATCCTTCGTCCCATTCGAGCGTCAGTGAATCGTAGCCCGACTGGACAATGCGCAAATTGGTGGGTTTCTCCGGTGCGCTGGTCGCTTGCAGACGGACGGCCGCCGCGTTTTCACCTTCAGCGTTCCACATTTTGCACGTGTAGTCGCCATAGTCGGAATCTTTGACGTCGTTGATGCGCAAAACGCCCTGGTAAATGTCGTTGCCGTTGGCCGTGTTGGTGATGGACGTGACGTTCATGTCGTACTTGTTGTCGCCCgctccgccgctgctgctgccgatgaTGGGCACGTCGCGCAGGGACCACTCGAAATTGGGGCGAGGGTAGGCCTGGACTTGGCACAGGAGCTGGACGCTGGACGAACCGACGTTGGAAGCCACTTTGGGGTGGTGGTCCAGCAGAATGGGGGCGTGCTCGATTTTGAGCGTCAGAGTCGACTCGATCCGGCGGATTTGATTCTCAAAGGCGCAAGTGTAGACGCCGCGATCGTCGGCCGTCAGCTGGGAAAGGGCCGGCCGCTCCGAGCCGTGGAATCGCAGTGTCGAGCGGACAGTGAAGATGGCGTTGCGACCCTCCGACTCGTCCATGGCCAAATCGTAGGCGCCCGAGCTGCTTCCGGGCAGAATTTCAACTCCGTCCTTGAGCCAAGTGATGGACGGTTTGGGTTTGCCCTGGGCAGAGCACGTCATGTTGAAATCAGCGTCCTGGGCCTTTTTCTGCAAGACGGGCGGCAGTTGGCCGATGAAGCGGGGCGGCTGGAAAACGCGCAAGTTGACGTAGCTGGAACCGCCCGTGCCCAGGTCGTTGCTGGGCTGACAGTAATACGTTCCCTCGCTGTTTTGACGGGCCACGTGAATCGTCAGCTCAGAAGTCGAAGCCAAAATGGTCGTCTCGGCGCCGGCCTTCCACCAGCGGTACTGGGGCAAAGGCCAGCCGGGCGGATCGGCAGCGCAAGTCAACGTGATCGAGGCCTCGTCGACGGCGATCGGCTCTTCGGGAGAAATGCGGGCCGATCCGGGCTCGTGTTTGACCAGCAGATGGAACGTGGCGTTGCCAGATCGTTCGGCCGAGCCAATCATGTTGGTGGCCCGGCAAAGGTAGCGGCCGTTATCGGCGGCGGCCACTCTGTTGAGTCGCAATACGGGTCCGTTGGATCTGAACTGGGCGTCACCTTCCTTGAGCCACTCGATGGAAGTCGGGGCCGGTTTGGCCGAGACGTTGCAGGGGATCGAGACGCTGGAACCGATGTCGACTTCCTTGCGCGACTCGGCGATGGTCACCATGGGCGGATGGAGAACGTCCAGCTGCAATTCCGCCTCACCGACTTGACCCAGTCCGTTGTCGGCCGAGCAAAC
This DNA window, taken from Daphnia pulex isolate KAP4 chromosome 2, ASM2113471v1, encodes the following:
- the LOC124204031 gene encoding hemicentin-2-like, encoding MDTKQRQFVLAFLVVALLAAGAWTVDVRVGEDVTLECRFNPTLMDKRHTFYWIRANIKEKDNVAIGESPLEKNYRISFKPAEGQYDLLVSGATYDRDNGRFECRLKEQGTGIELHSQSVDLVVLVPPSSPQINPVSPVAVEGQPTELVCSSAGGSPDPVLRWYRKGEANPLEGAIMKAGGSKSVATQSTLIVRPQKEDDGAEYRCVAWNRAMDTNDKKEANIVLAVNYAPRVRVSPSPLNVERGGSVQIQCQVDAKPAVYSVRWTRSGRFIATSFNHTLRSVSLEDDGLYVCSADNGLGQVGEAELQLDVLHPPMVTIAESRKEVDIGSSVSIPCNVSAKPAPTSIEWLKEGDAQFRSNGPVLRLNRVAAADNGRYLCRATNMIGSAERSGNATFHLLVKHEPGSARISPEEPIAVDEASITLTCAADPPGWPLPQYRWWKAGAETTILASTSELTIHVARQNSEGTYYCQPSNDLGTGGSSYVNLRVFQPPRFIGQLPPVLQKKAQDADFNMTCSAQGKPKPSITWLKDGVEILPGSSSGAYDLAMDESEGRNAIFTVRSTLRFHGSERPALSQLTADDRGVYTCAFENQIRRIESTLTLKIEHAPILLDHHPKVASNVGSSSVQLLCQVQAYPRPNFEWSLRDVPIIGSSSGGAGDNKYDMNVTSITNTANGNDIYQGVLRINDVKDSDYGDYTCKMWNAEGENAAAVRLQATSAPEKPTNLRIVQSGYDSLTLEWDEGFNGGFENTIYTVLYRSASSSGQAGSELAASGQQQQQEDDCQYANPCVIRGLEQLQSYTFQVRAENTKGKSPLSNALTASTVVDLSRIPEPKQVTFEPKTKTISFNVDSQLPLMAMVESRVEGNWELSQKISVRSPVSREVLDLVKDDVDDIRLKLCLEMNTTLCSEPVVAVTGDLIQEPTKALTELPAKYMVAIIVACVVGSLVFVLFAIFYCYRRRRAQKLKKLLEMEKAHSARPTITQQQQQQQQQQPPPPYYAGLENKGRDQSLMNTSHGSMLDDAASKNALYATQNGYGYAVASAQNNGGGHANGGGGDWVNMAYTEHSYSNSNNGGSVNSQDSLWQLKLASQNGGVNGGGADHQLGNVPDSRSYHYDPMTHGGYGGFEDYSHYPPSNGDDYLQRNNYGVVAGGDPYAAVHKNGKRMEHLESTYHNVSGLPDPYMEAEPEEMKQHQQQQQQQQQQQMAPPQQHHLSFDESLESGYSTPNSRNRRVIREIIV